One window from the genome of Pseudonocardia hierapolitana encodes:
- a CDS encoding helix-turn-helix domain-containing protein: MGGGIITAVSRTALELLRLLAQDAPAERIEEQARVLAAADPESGAVARELALRVRAGIDAHRRREAELSALVDIARDLASLPDPGGVLDTIVRRARSLLGADCAYLTLADPERGDTFMRATDGSISARFQTLRLPLGAGLGGLVAQTRRPYWTADYPADTRYDHTTDIDAAVDEEGLIAICGTPLLVDHEFVGVLFAAHRVRRPFASTEVALLGSLAALAAVSLVQVRRAAETADALAALSSAHAGIEQAAAAHDRFAGVVLSGGGVDDIAAALGELLGRWVAVLDVDDQLLAAHGAVPDDAADLPAVRRAADAGRLVSADGASAVAVRAVGQRLGTLVLGGRAALHDGQVRTVERAAMVTALVLLFRLREAEADQRVRTDLLADLLARPAGEVDPTLVERGRLLGLRLRMPHVVAVCRGARGASHALGLGRGLAGTHDGSVVAVVPGRDPSAIATDLARRMGRDVVTVGAAGPVLPAAGLRDAHADARRTADALSALGLPAGSARDLGFAGLVTGDAADVDGYLERVLGPVAAHDARRGTDLLATLDAYFAAGASPTRAAGALHVHVNTVAQRLERVAALLGEDWHAPDRALELQLALRLRRLRSNSGASARP, encoded by the coding sequence GTGGGCGGTGGCATCATCACCGCCGTGTCGCGCACGGCGCTGGAGCTGCTGCGCCTGCTCGCTCAAGACGCTCCCGCCGAGCGGATCGAGGAGCAGGCGCGGGTGCTCGCGGCGGCCGACCCGGAGTCCGGGGCGGTCGCGCGGGAGCTCGCCCTGCGGGTCCGGGCGGGGATCGACGCGCACCGGCGCCGCGAGGCGGAGCTGTCGGCGCTCGTCGACATCGCCCGTGACCTCGCGTCCCTCCCCGACCCGGGCGGCGTGCTCGACACGATCGTGCGCCGGGCCCGCAGCCTGCTCGGGGCGGACTGCGCGTACCTGACCCTCGCCGACCCGGAACGCGGCGACACGTTCATGCGCGCGACGGACGGGTCGATCTCCGCCCGGTTCCAGACGCTCCGGCTGCCGCTGGGTGCAGGGCTGGGCGGCCTGGTGGCGCAGACGCGGCGGCCGTACTGGACGGCCGACTACCCGGCCGACACCCGCTACGACCACACCACCGACATCGACGCGGCCGTCGACGAGGAAGGCCTCATCGCGATCTGCGGCACGCCGCTGCTGGTGGATCACGAGTTCGTCGGGGTGCTGTTCGCCGCACACCGGGTACGCAGGCCGTTCGCCAGCACCGAGGTGGCGCTGCTCGGTTCGCTGGCCGCACTCGCCGCCGTCTCGCTCGTGCAGGTGCGCCGCGCGGCGGAGACGGCCGATGCGCTCGCCGCCCTCTCCAGCGCGCACGCCGGCATCGAGCAGGCGGCCGCGGCGCACGACCGGTTCGCCGGTGTCGTGCTCTCCGGCGGCGGGGTCGACGACATCGCCGCCGCCCTCGGCGAGCTGCTCGGCCGCTGGGTGGCGGTGCTGGACGTCGACGACCAGCTGCTGGCCGCCCACGGTGCGGTGCCCGACGACGCTGCCGACCTTCCCGCCGTGCGCCGGGCCGCGGACGCGGGTCGGCTGGTGAGCGCCGACGGCGCCTCGGCGGTGGCCGTGCGGGCGGTCGGCCAGCGTCTGGGCACCCTCGTGCTCGGCGGCCGCGCCGCGCTCCACGACGGGCAGGTCCGCACCGTCGAACGCGCGGCGATGGTGACGGCGCTGGTGCTGCTGTTCCGGCTGCGGGAGGCCGAGGCCGACCAGCGGGTGCGCACCGACCTGCTCGCCGACCTGCTGGCCCGCCCGGCGGGCGAGGTGGACCCCACGCTCGTCGAGCGCGGGAGGCTGCTCGGTCTGCGGCTGCGCATGCCGCACGTCGTGGCGGTGTGCCGGGGTGCGCGCGGCGCGAGCCATGCGCTCGGTCTCGGCCGTGGTCTCGCGGGTACGCACGACGGGTCGGTGGTCGCGGTCGTGCCCGGACGCGACCCGTCCGCGATCGCCACGGACCTGGCCCGCCGCATGGGGCGGGACGTCGTGACGGTGGGCGCGGCGGGCCCGGTCCTTCCCGCCGCGGGGCTGCGCGACGCGCACGCCGACGCCCGGCGCACGGCCGACGCCCTCTCCGCGCTCGGCCTGCCCGCCGGTTCCGCCCGCGACCTCGGCTTCGCCGGGCTCGTCACCGGCGACGCCGCGGACGTCGACGGGTACCTCGAGCGCGTGCTCGGCCCGGTCGCCGCCCACGACGCACGCCGGGGCACGGACCTGCTGGCCACCCTGGACGCCTACTTCGCCGCCGGGGCGAGCCCGACCCGTGCCGCCGGCGCGCTCCACGTCCACGTGAACACGGTGGCCCAGCGCCTGGAACGGGTGGCGGCACTGCTGGGCGAGGACTGGCACGCCCCCGACCGAGCCCTGGAGCTCCAGCTGGCCCTCCGCCTGAGGAGGCTCCGCAGCAACTCCGGGGCGTCAGCACGTCCGTGA
- a CDS encoding DedA family protein, with product MSDVLTVCDAVLRSSWLLPLLVVMIAVDAPFPVLPSETILMSAATTAFGGGDVGMVFGLFIAALAGSVLGDAVVFWLGRCSHKLLARTVDTECEIAAWVRRHMLRRPGIALVGARFVPGGRLVSTAAAGRFGLPVRRFLPWSIASSAAWSAYMLLIGLALGPVTGGDPLLSLFAGVAMALATAVGFAAVSKLRRSRVPVAS from the coding sequence TTGTCGGACGTCCTGACCGTGTGCGACGCGGTCCTGCGCAGCTCCTGGCTGCTGCCGCTGCTCGTCGTGATGATCGCGGTCGACGCGCCGTTCCCGGTCCTCCCCAGCGAGACCATCCTGATGTCGGCGGCCACCACGGCGTTCGGCGGCGGCGACGTGGGCATGGTGTTCGGGCTCTTCATCGCCGCTCTGGCCGGTTCGGTGCTGGGCGACGCGGTGGTCTTCTGGCTCGGCCGTTGCTCGCACAAGCTGCTGGCGCGCACCGTCGACACCGAGTGCGAGATCGCGGCGTGGGTGCGCAGGCACATGCTGCGCCGTCCCGGAATCGCGCTGGTCGGGGCGCGGTTCGTGCCCGGCGGGCGGCTGGTGAGCACGGCGGCCGCCGGACGCTTCGGCCTGCCGGTGCGCCGCTTCCTGCCCTGGTCGATCGCGAGCTCGGCGGCGTGGAGCGCCTACATGCTGCTGATCGGGCTGGCACTCGGCCCGGTCACCGGGGGCGACCCGCTGCTCAGCCTGTTCGCCGGCGTGGCGATGGCACTGGCCACGGCCGTGGGGTTCGCGGCGGTGTCGAAGCTGCGGCGCAGCCGCGTCCCGGTCGCCTCCTGA
- a CDS encoding NAD(P)H-binding protein, with product MILVTGATRNIGRLVVDELLAVGATDVRALTNKPEKAALPPQVEVVRGYIGRVETLQGVFDGVEKMYLAPLEETVREVTALAAKAGVQHIVDVSGPKDSWWASVATAVEESGAAWTHLSPGEFMDNMLMWAEQIRTTGEVRDGYPGAANAPIDLADIAAVAATALLEDGHAGKEYLLTGPETLTRAEMVRHIGAAIGREIPFVEVDHDEAVAVLEPSMGEFAQWYVDGMRDLTEHPQQANRVVEEITGRPATTFAQWARKKADEFR from the coding sequence ATGATCCTGGTGACGGGGGCGACGCGGAACATCGGGCGTCTGGTCGTCGACGAGCTGCTTGCGGTCGGGGCGACGGACGTGCGGGCGCTGACGAACAAGCCGGAGAAGGCGGCTCTGCCGCCGCAGGTCGAGGTCGTGCGCGGCTACATCGGCCGGGTCGAGACGCTCCAGGGCGTGTTCGACGGCGTCGAGAAGATGTACCTCGCTCCGCTGGAGGAGACGGTCCGCGAGGTCACCGCGCTTGCCGCCAAGGCGGGCGTGCAGCACATCGTCGACGTGTCCGGCCCGAAGGACTCCTGGTGGGCGTCGGTGGCGACCGCCGTCGAGGAGTCGGGGGCCGCCTGGACGCACCTGTCGCCCGGCGAGTTCATGGACAACATGCTGATGTGGGCCGAGCAGATCCGGACCACCGGCGAGGTCCGCGACGGCTACCCGGGTGCCGCGAACGCCCCGATCGATCTCGCGGACATCGCCGCCGTCGCGGCGACGGCGTTGCTCGAGGACGGGCACGCCGGCAAGGAGTACCTGCTCACCGGGCCGGAGACGCTCACGCGGGCGGAGATGGTGCGGCACATCGGCGCTGCGATCGGCCGGGAGATCCCGTTCGTCGAGGTGGACCACGACGAGGCCGTCGCCGTGCTGGAGCCGTCGATGGGGGAGTTCGCGCAGTGGTACGTCGACGGGATGCGGGACCTCACCGAGCACCCGCAGCAGGCCAACCGCGTCGTCGAGGAGATCACCGGGAGGCCTGCCACCACCTTCGCGCAGTGGGCGCGGAAGAAGGCGGACGAGTTCCGGTGA
- a CDS encoding BTAD domain-containing putative transcriptional regulator, which produces MTTVRVELLGPLRLAVDGRPVEVPGPKRRAVLALLAAAEGRVVHADGLLDALWPEEPPESGRAALQSHVSRLRGHLGPAGSRLVSTGGGYRLALEEAELDVAQARSLLRQARETTAAAVDHLRAASALWRGPVLAEFADFPPLAATAIAYDQLRRDVIELLVGCSIRSGRLDDVVDLATAMLAEDPLREPAVVLVVRALAATGDAARALAVAREYRSRLADETGLDPSPALGELERAVAAGELVAPVPGNAAPARSARPLFGRDAQLAALERLLGDERLVTIVGPGGVGKTRVALELARRAGGARVLPLAPVTDPSAVPHALAAALDLQVVTGDVLGACAAVLGTTRTLLVVDNCEHLLDTVRDTVERLLGGCPGLTVLATSREPLGVPGETPSRLAPLPLPGPDHASTAQVPSVALFLDRAARSRPGFSPGGEELKLVADVVRRLDGMPLAIELAAGRLAGLALPDLAARLDRALDLLGARTGDARHRTLRATVEWSYDLLPAEEQRLFRHLAVFVDGVDLPTAEAVAADLGLTGDPAAALAHLVDASMVEVSFSDRPRYRMLETLRAFGVDRLAAAGEAAAADDRLLRWAVELITWADATAATDREPDADAALRRELPNLRAAWRLARRRAALDDAVTMVVALHELSVWRDLVEVRGWADELVDDPALVAHPCVAAVLGTAARGAYIRGDHARAERLARDGLARAADAQGRWFCLDALANAALSRGAFAEVIEHKRAAAEHAARPDGGLGVAALAAAYAGDLAQARELHAALVAQGPLPPTVHAFGDYVAGEIENAAGRAEHAEVHYLDAIAGARASGATFVVGIASVGLVTVRAAAGRTADALRGYRGIVEYFAQAGNWTQLWVTLRNLAALLRELGDEEPAVLLDAAADQAPDAPPAARPSRLVSGPAIGRREALEVARAALHRHLEA; this is translated from the coding sequence GTGACGACGGTTCGGGTGGAGCTGCTCGGGCCGCTGCGCCTTGCCGTGGACGGCAGGCCGGTGGAGGTCCCGGGCCCGAAGCGGCGCGCCGTGCTGGCGCTGCTGGCGGCCGCCGAGGGCCGCGTCGTGCACGCCGACGGCCTCCTCGACGCCCTCTGGCCCGAGGAGCCGCCCGAGTCCGGGCGGGCCGCTCTGCAGAGCCACGTCTCCCGGTTGCGCGGGCACCTCGGGCCGGCTGGGTCGCGGTTGGTGTCGACGGGCGGGGGCTACCGGCTGGCGCTGGAGGAGGCGGAACTGGACGTCGCGCAGGCACGGTCGCTGCTGCGGCAGGCCCGGGAAACCACCGCCGCCGCCGTGGACCACCTGCGAGCGGCGAGCGCACTCTGGCGGGGCCCGGTGCTCGCCGAGTTCGCCGACTTCCCCCCGCTGGCGGCCACCGCCATCGCATACGACCAGCTGCGGCGCGACGTGATCGAGCTGCTCGTCGGGTGCTCGATCCGCTCGGGACGGCTCGACGACGTCGTCGACCTCGCGACGGCCATGCTCGCCGAGGACCCGTTGCGTGAGCCGGCCGTCGTGCTGGTGGTGCGGGCGCTGGCGGCCACCGGGGACGCGGCGCGGGCGCTCGCCGTCGCCCGCGAGTACCGCAGCCGGCTCGCCGACGAGACGGGGCTCGACCCGTCGCCCGCCCTCGGTGAGCTCGAACGCGCAGTGGCCGCAGGCGAGCTCGTCGCGCCGGTGCCCGGGAATGCCGCACCGGCGCGGAGCGCGAGGCCCCTCTTCGGTCGCGACGCCCAGCTCGCCGCGCTGGAACGGCTGCTGGGCGACGAGCGGCTGGTCACGATCGTCGGCCCTGGCGGGGTGGGCAAGACGCGGGTGGCGCTGGAGCTGGCCCGCCGCGCGGGCGGCGCCCGCGTCCTGCCGCTGGCACCGGTCACCGACCCGTCCGCCGTGCCGCACGCCCTCGCCGCCGCGCTCGACCTCCAGGTGGTCACCGGCGACGTGCTCGGGGCCTGCGCCGCGGTGCTGGGCACGACGCGCACGCTCCTCGTCGTCGACAACTGCGAGCACCTGCTCGACACGGTGCGCGACACCGTCGAACGGCTGCTCGGCGGCTGCCCCGGCCTCACCGTGCTCGCCACGAGCCGGGAGCCGCTCGGGGTGCCCGGCGAGACACCCTCGCGGCTGGCCCCGCTCCCCCTCCCCGGTCCCGACCACGCCTCCACGGCACAGGTGCCGAGCGTGGCACTCTTCCTGGACCGCGCCGCCCGCTCGCGTCCCGGCTTCTCCCCCGGGGGCGAGGAACTGAAGTTGGTCGCCGACGTCGTGCGCAGGCTCGACGGGATGCCGCTCGCCATCGAGCTGGCCGCCGGGCGACTCGCCGGTCTGGCGCTGCCCGACCTCGCCGCCCGCCTCGACCGCGCGCTCGACCTGCTCGGCGCGCGCACCGGCGACGCGAGGCACCGCACACTGCGCGCGACGGTCGAGTGGTCCTACGACCTGCTGCCCGCGGAGGAACAGCGGCTCTTCCGGCACCTCGCGGTGTTCGTGGACGGCGTGGACCTGCCCACCGCCGAAGCCGTCGCCGCCGACCTCGGGCTCACCGGCGACCCCGCGGCCGCGCTGGCGCACCTCGTCGACGCATCGATGGTCGAGGTGAGCTTCTCCGACCGCCCGCGCTACCGCATGCTCGAGACGCTGCGCGCGTTCGGCGTCGACCGGCTCGCCGCGGCCGGCGAGGCCGCCGCCGCGGACGATCGCCTGCTGCGCTGGGCCGTCGAGCTGATCACGTGGGCCGATGCGACGGCCGCCACCGACCGCGAACCGGATGCCGACGCGGCGCTGCGCCGCGAGCTGCCGAACCTGCGTGCCGCGTGGCGGCTCGCGCGGCGGCGGGCCGCGCTCGACGACGCGGTCACGATGGTGGTCGCGCTGCACGAGCTGTCGGTGTGGCGCGATCTCGTCGAGGTCCGCGGTTGGGCCGACGAGCTGGTCGACGACCCGGCCCTCGTCGCCCACCCCTGCGTCGCCGCCGTGCTCGGGACCGCGGCGCGGGGCGCCTACATCCGCGGCGACCACGCACGGGCCGAACGGCTCGCCCGCGACGGTCTCGCCCGCGCGGCCGATGCGCAGGGCCGCTGGTTCTGCCTCGACGCGCTCGCGAACGCCGCGCTGAGCCGGGGCGCGTTCGCCGAGGTCATCGAGCACAAGCGCGCCGCGGCCGAGCACGCCGCCCGGCCCGACGGCGGCCTCGGGGTCGCTGCGCTCGCGGCGGCCTACGCCGGTGACCTCGCCCAGGCCCGCGAGCTGCACGCCGCCCTCGTCGCCCAAGGCCCGCTGCCCCCGACCGTGCACGCCTTCGGCGACTACGTCGCCGGGGAGATCGAGAACGCCGCAGGCCGCGCGGAACACGCCGAGGTGCACTACCTGGACGCGATCGCAGGCGCCCGCGCATCGGGCGCGACGTTCGTCGTCGGCATCGCGTCGGTCGGGCTGGTCACCGTGCGGGCGGCCGCCGGACGCACGGCGGACGCGCTGCGCGGCTACCGCGGGATCGTCGAGTACTTCGCACAGGCGGGGAACTGGACGCAGCTGTGGGTGACGCTGCGCAACCTCGCCGCGCTGCTGCGTGAGTTGGGGGACGAGGAGCCGGCCGTCCTGCTCGACGCGGCCGCCGACCAGGCCCCGGACGCGCCGCCCGCCGCGAGGCCGTCACGGCTCGTGTCAGGGCCCGCGATCGGTCGCCGCGAGGCACTGGAGGTCGCGCGGGCGGCGCTGCACCGCCACCTCGAGGCTTGA
- the mdlC gene encoding benzoylformate decarboxylase: protein MTRTVRDATFDVLRHHRLTTIFANPGSTEVAFLTDLPDDIAFVLALHEGSVVGMATGWATALDRPALVNLHTTAGLGNAVGALATARVNRVPLVVLVGQQDRRHLALQPFLAGELEGLAGNYPVWVRTPARPQDVPGAVARAWHEARAGRGPALVIVPSDDWSAPAEDGPVPAPAVLHRADAVDPTVVDELAAVVAGSASPALVVGADADDADAWNALVRLAERLRCPVWQEPFAARAGFPQDHPQFAGHLPAGRAGLRDALAGHDLVLAVGAPVFRQYPYEEGPLVVAGTAVAIVTDDPEDAHHSPADLAVLANPAAVCALLAERVPDRSQAAPPAVSRACAPAEPGEGEPLRAAHVMAALAARVPAETVVVEETPSSRPDLHRLLPARRPLGFLSAAMGGLGFGLPAAIGVRMAAPGRPVVAVVGDGSSLYGIQALWSAAHYGVGVLFVVLANGRYAIMDRLAEQRGGKPPWPGFEEVSVAGLAESLGCPARRVTDHAGLVAALDEVVPTLGERSQPLVLEVAVEAD from the coding sequence GTGACCCGCACCGTCCGGGACGCCACGTTCGACGTCCTGCGCCACCACCGGCTCACCACGATCTTCGCGAACCCCGGTTCGACCGAGGTCGCGTTCCTCACCGACCTGCCCGACGACATCGCGTTCGTCCTCGCGCTGCACGAGGGCTCCGTGGTCGGCATGGCGACCGGGTGGGCGACCGCGCTGGACCGGCCCGCCCTGGTCAACCTGCACACCACGGCCGGGCTGGGGAACGCGGTCGGGGCGCTGGCCACGGCGCGGGTGAACCGCGTGCCGCTCGTCGTGCTGGTGGGCCAGCAGGACCGCCGCCACCTCGCGCTCCAGCCGTTCCTCGCCGGTGAGCTGGAGGGGCTGGCCGGCAACTACCCGGTGTGGGTGCGCACACCGGCGCGGCCGCAGGACGTGCCCGGCGCGGTGGCACGGGCCTGGCACGAGGCGCGTGCCGGCAGGGGACCGGCGCTGGTGATCGTGCCGAGCGACGACTGGTCGGCTCCCGCCGAGGACGGCCCGGTACCGGCCCCCGCGGTGCTGCACCGGGCAGACGCCGTCGACCCCACCGTCGTCGACGAGCTCGCCGCCGTGGTCGCCGGGTCGGCGTCACCCGCTCTCGTGGTGGGGGCGGACGCCGACGACGCCGACGCCTGGAACGCGCTCGTCCGGCTCGCGGAACGGCTGCGCTGCCCCGTGTGGCAGGAGCCCTTCGCGGCGCGCGCCGGGTTCCCGCAGGACCACCCGCAGTTCGCCGGGCACCTGCCCGCCGGGCGGGCCGGGCTGCGGGACGCGCTCGCCGGTCACGACCTCGTGCTCGCGGTGGGGGCGCCGGTGTTCCGGCAGTACCCGTACGAGGAGGGGCCGCTCGTCGTCGCGGGCACGGCGGTCGCGATCGTCACCGACGACCCGGAGGACGCCCACCACAGCCCGGCCGACCTCGCCGTGCTCGCGAACCCGGCCGCGGTCTGCGCGCTGCTCGCCGAACGGGTGCCGGACCGGTCGCAGGCCGCGCCGCCCGCCGTCTCCCGCGCCTGCGCCCCTGCGGAGCCGGGCGAGGGTGAGCCGCTGCGGGCGGCGCACGTGATGGCGGCGCTCGCCGCGCGCGTCCCCGCGGAGACGGTCGTCGTCGAGGAGACGCCGTCCAGTCGCCCCGATCTGCACCGGCTCCTCCCCGCGCGCCGCCCGCTCGGGTTCCTCAGCGCCGCGATGGGCGGGCTGGGCTTCGGCCTGCCCGCCGCGATCGGGGTGCGGATGGCCGCTCCCGGCCGCCCGGTGGTCGCGGTGGTCGGCGACGGGTCGTCGCTCTACGGGATCCAGGCGCTGTGGAGCGCGGCGCACTACGGCGTCGGTGTGCTGTTCGTCGTGCTCGCCAACGGCCGCTACGCGATCATGGACCGGCTCGCCGAGCAGCGTGGTGGCAAGCCGCCGTGGCCGGGGTTCGAGGAGGTCAGTGTGGCCGGGCTCGCCGAGTCGCTCGGTTGCCCGGCCCGCCGCGTCACCGACCACGCCGGGCTCGTCGCGGCCCTCGACGAGGTGGTTCCCACCCTGGGCGAGCGGTCGCAGCCCCTCGTGCTGGAGGTGGCGGTCGAGGCGGACTGA
- a CDS encoding serine protease — translation MVVRRVTVLGVAVVAMALAAGPAHAAPASGATITPGVLMMSPVDERVTSSCTAAFVFAGDDATYLGFAAHCAGASESMGLSGCEEPALPVGTDVTIVGNDGSRASGRLAYTSWGTMQQRGETDPARCLHNDFALVELDRADVARVDPTVPVFGGPTGLDADGTVFGEPVFSYQPHTGATTIKQGRSLGTSGGGLAHRVETRPPGRPGDSGSGYVDGDGRAFGVLSTLFTDGSATNGLTDLAHALDYANAYGGIGHVTLVPGREPFRLRD, via the coding sequence GTGGTCGTCCGCCGTGTCACCGTGCTCGGAGTCGCCGTGGTGGCGATGGCGCTCGCCGCCGGGCCGGCGCACGCCGCGCCCGCCTCCGGCGCCACGATCACACCCGGGGTGCTGATGATGAGCCCGGTGGACGAGCGCGTCACGAGCTCGTGCACGGCGGCGTTCGTCTTCGCGGGCGACGACGCGACGTACCTCGGGTTCGCGGCGCACTGCGCGGGCGCGAGCGAGTCGATGGGCCTCTCCGGCTGCGAGGAGCCGGCTCTCCCGGTCGGCACCGACGTGACGATCGTCGGCAACGACGGCTCCCGCGCATCCGGCCGCCTCGCCTACACCTCGTGGGGCACGATGCAGCAGCGCGGGGAGACCGACCCCGCGCGGTGCCTCCACAACGACTTCGCTCTCGTCGAGCTGGACCGGGCCGACGTCGCGCGCGTCGACCCCACCGTGCCCGTCTTCGGCGGGCCGACGGGGCTCGACGCCGACGGAACGGTGTTCGGGGAGCCGGTGTTCAGCTACCAGCCGCACACCGGCGCCACGACGATCAAGCAGGGGCGCAGCCTCGGCACGAGCGGCGGCGGGCTCGCCCACCGGGTGGAGACCAGGCCTCCCGGCCGTCCGGGCGACTCCGGCAGCGGCTACGTCGACGGCGACGGCCGCGCCTTCGGCGTGCTCTCCACCCTGTTCACCGACGGCAGCGCCACCAACGGCCTCACCGACCTCGCCCACGCCCTCGACTACGCGAACGCCTACGGCGGGATCGGACACGTGACGCTCGTGCCGGGCCGGGAACCGTTCCGGCTCCGCGACTAG
- a CDS encoding nitroreductase family deazaflavin-dependent oxidoreductase yields MSATRRYVEAGRGAELFNTLVAWLTARGLSLFGSRVLAVRGRRSGEWRTVPVNLLTHEGARYLVAPRGHTQWVRNLRAAGGTGELRLGRRTEVFVADELTDADKPEILRAYLRRWKFEVGVFFEGVDHTASDETLLAIAPGYPVFRLR; encoded by the coding sequence ATGAGCGCCACCCGCCGCTACGTCGAGGCCGGCCGCGGTGCCGAGCTGTTCAACACCCTGGTCGCCTGGCTCACCGCGCGCGGGCTGAGCCTCTTCGGCTCCCGGGTGCTCGCGGTGCGCGGCCGGCGCAGCGGGGAATGGCGGACCGTGCCGGTCAACCTGCTCACTCACGAGGGCGCCCGGTACCTCGTGGCCCCGCGCGGCCACACGCAGTGGGTGCGCAACCTGCGGGCCGCGGGCGGGACGGGGGAACTGCGGCTCGGCAGGCGGACCGAGGTGTTCGTCGCCGACGAGCTGACCGACGCCGACAAGCCCGAGATCCTGCGTGCGTACCTGCGGCGCTGGAAGTTCGAGGTGGGCGTCTTCTTCGAGGGCGTGGACCACACCGCATCCGACGAGACCCTGCTCGCGATCGCCCCGGGCTACCCGGTGTTCCGCCTGCGCTGA
- a CDS encoding FAD-binding oxidoreductase yields MTTSELVGSDERAVVEALRTSVRGAVVDRSDPGYDEARRVWNGLIDRRPGVIARCGGTADVVEAVRVARSHRPVVSVRGGGHQVAGSAVCDDGMVIDLSGMRAVHVDPAARTVRAQAGATWADVDRATQLFGLVTPGGEVSQTGIAGFTLGGGMGVLQRRYGLACDNLRSIEIVTADGVVRTASREEHPDLFWAARGGGRGLGVVTSFEFALHPLGPVVREALVFYPYDQARTVARGWRDLTAQLPDTVSPEFVLWSVPPDPAIPAELHGAPVVIVAGVYAGDPADADPVLAPLAELGTPLMQGGGELRYAEMQQALDPAFPAGGRYFFKSHFVGDLTDDAIDTMIACDARRATPQSLMVIRTLGGAIDRVGAGESAYPHRGARYNLSIDAGWTDPALDDTAIGWARSSWGALREFATGGVYVNFAGLDEDSARDAVFGESAARLDEIQAAYDPDGLFAAAARRP; encoded by the coding sequence ATGACGACGAGCGAACTGGTCGGTTCGGACGAGCGGGCGGTGGTCGAGGCGCTGCGGACGTCCGTGCGCGGCGCGGTGGTCGATCGCAGCGACCCCGGCTACGACGAGGCGCGCCGGGTGTGGAACGGGCTGATCGACCGCAGGCCTGGGGTGATCGCCCGGTGCGGCGGCACCGCGGATGTGGTCGAGGCCGTCCGGGTCGCGCGCAGCCACCGGCCGGTCGTGAGCGTCCGGGGTGGCGGGCACCAGGTGGCCGGCAGCGCGGTGTGCGACGACGGCATGGTGATCGACCTGTCGGGGATGCGAGCCGTCCACGTCGACCCGGCGGCCCGCACCGTCCGCGCGCAGGCCGGGGCCACCTGGGCCGACGTCGACCGGGCCACCCAGCTGTTCGGTCTCGTGACGCCGGGCGGCGAGGTCTCGCAGACCGGGATCGCCGGGTTCACGCTCGGCGGCGGGATGGGTGTGCTGCAGCGCAGGTACGGATTGGCGTGTGACAACCTGCGCTCGATCGAGATCGTCACGGCCGACGGCGTCGTGCGCACCGCGAGCCGTGAGGAGCACCCCGACCTGTTCTGGGCGGCGCGCGGCGGCGGGCGCGGCCTCGGCGTGGTGACGTCGTTCGAGTTCGCCCTGCACCCGCTCGGACCGGTGGTGCGCGAGGCGCTGGTGTTCTACCCCTACGACCAGGCCCGGACGGTGGCCCGCGGCTGGCGCGACCTCACCGCGCAGCTGCCGGACACGGTCTCGCCCGAGTTCGTGCTCTGGAGCGTCCCGCCGGACCCGGCGATCCCGGCCGAGCTGCACGGCGCACCGGTCGTCATCGTCGCGGGCGTCTACGCGGGCGACCCCGCCGACGCCGACCCGGTGCTGGCACCGCTCGCCGAGCTGGGCACGCCGCTCATGCAGGGCGGCGGCGAGCTGCGGTACGCCGAGATGCAGCAGGCCCTCGACCCCGCGTTCCCGGCGGGCGGGCGCTACTTCTTCAAGTCGCACTTCGTCGGCGACCTCACCGACGACGCGATCGACACGATGATCGCCTGCGACGCCCGGCGGGCCACCCCGCAGTCGCTGATGGTGATCCGCACCCTCGGTGGCGCCATCGACCGCGTCGGCGCAGGCGAGAGCGCCTACCCGCACCGCGGTGCCCGCTACAACCTGAGCATCGACGCCGGCTGGACCGACCCTGCCCTGGACGACACCGCGATCGGCTGGGCCCGCTCGTCGTGGGGCGCGCTGCGCGAGTTCGCCACCGGCGGCGTGTACGTCAACTTCGCGGGCCTCGACGAGGACAGCGCCCGCGACGCGGTGTTCGGCGAGAGCGCAGCCCGCCTGGACGAGATCCAGGCCGCCTACGACCCGGACGGCCTCTTCGCCGCGGCGGCCCGCCGCCCCTGA